One window of Methanospirillum lacunae genomic DNA carries:
- a CDS encoding DEAD/DEAH box helicase, translating to MIILHGLYSPVVPDQFILFAEDTTINLEKNPALRRGRKGEKPASPLHPFSLSSVDLSLCLERWKILPSRFDETVCNLSLPSREMGKTLVCSPEYYLNKGLEVPRAVSFSEWSVPALRFPLEYVPQVISGIKNLTDDSCVMAESLQYWASVTQGGLSLIASGHYLPAYRMNGRSGFHVLWDLHPVEYEHEMIRTFHAAIPPFCIPATGFGVHDPGLHEYQAQATVYTFLTSLVRRTIYEALVRQPVDLHLTPAVMIQQTIPLIFYLSLTGQSSLLGLDSLIPAEHGDGKRLISWMQKPADNKIIAKMGLVLRVHEPEREGASWLITYELRPVDDLTCLIPAAEIWSGGDILSETLPSLRILEETLLQELGRGSAVSNSILVSLSSPAPGGFTLSTPDLWTFLTHDVPLLKEIGIETIVPSWWAERKSKPVIRIRVSRDPSAVTCFGLETVVRFDYEVALGDEILTPEEFLQRTDLKNSIIRTGDGWMVCQAGDLEKNLRRLQDAYAGETLPAVDLLRLTALADDEESFIEVIGDDSWSQDLVMSAKGGAALHEQEIPSSFVGVLRPYQVSGFSFLLAGAERGLGVCLADDMGLGKTPQTIAYLLARKDAGCSGPSLLVCPTSVAGNWERELHRFAPSLSVYIHHGTGREKSGFSDMASAHDLVITTYPLASRDSDLITAIRWNSLILDEAQNVKNPRTKQSRSIFLIQADHRIALTGTPVENRLSELWSIMQFLNPGYLGSAQQFRTGYAVPIEKDGSQEKAEELRRLIRPFMLRRLKTDKNIIRDLPEKMESRVFVTLTREQVTLYQAIVNDVKQAAEKLTGIARRGMILAALTKLKQIADHPSLYTHDGVTGSFRSGKVRRLIEMLEEVSDEGDAAIIFTQFASFATLLQGAIEEHFHSPVLLLTGRTRRHTREDMIARFMKPEGPRFFVISLKAGGTGLNLTRANHVFHVDRWWNPAVEDQATDRAFRIGQIRDVQVHLMVAAGTLEERIDDVLAGKRGLATEILSSGEDWLTSLSTKELMDVITLRDAVFEEY from the coding sequence ATGATCATCCTGCATGGGCTTTACTCCCCGGTTGTTCCCGATCAATTCATTCTCTTTGCAGAGGATACCACAATAAACCTGGAGAAGAACCCTGCCCTCAGGCGGGGAAGGAAAGGTGAAAAGCCTGCATCACCTCTCCATCCCTTTAGTCTCTCTTCTGTAGATCTATCTCTCTGCCTTGAACGCTGGAAGATTCTTCCTTCCCGGTTTGATGAGACTGTGTGTAATCTCTCTCTTCCTTCCCGGGAAATGGGGAAAACCCTGGTCTGTTCACCAGAATATTATCTCAATAAAGGTCTTGAAGTTCCCCGCGCAGTTAGTTTCTCTGAATGGTCGGTACCTGCTCTCAGGTTCCCGCTTGAATACGTTCCTCAGGTGATATCGGGCATCAAAAACCTCACTGATGATTCATGTGTCATGGCAGAGTCACTACAGTACTGGGCATCGGTGACTCAAGGAGGTCTTAGTTTGATTGCATCCGGGCATTATCTTCCTGCATATCGGATGAACGGCAGATCGGGATTTCATGTACTCTGGGATCTTCATCCCGTTGAATATGAGCATGAAATGATCCGGACATTTCATGCTGCTATCCCTCCATTTTGTATACCTGCAACCGGGTTTGGAGTTCATGATCCTGGACTTCACGAGTATCAGGCCCAGGCAACAGTCTATACATTTCTCACTTCGCTCGTCAGGAGGACAATCTATGAAGCACTGGTCCGCCAGCCGGTTGACCTCCATCTGACACCGGCAGTCATGATTCAGCAGACAATTCCGCTCATCTTCTACCTGAGCCTTACCGGCCAGAGTTCACTTCTCGGACTTGACTCTCTGATCCCGGCTGAGCATGGGGATGGCAAGAGACTCATCTCCTGGATGCAAAAACCCGCAGATAATAAAATAATTGCAAAGATGGGTCTCGTACTCCGGGTTCATGAACCTGAAAGAGAGGGTGCATCATGGTTGATCACCTATGAGTTGAGACCCGTTGATGATCTGACCTGTCTCATTCCTGCCGCGGAGATTTGGTCTGGTGGTGATATTCTCTCAGAAACTCTCCCATCCCTGCGTATCCTCGAAGAGACCCTTCTGCAGGAACTGGGTCGGGGTTCAGCAGTCTCTAACTCAATTCTCGTCTCTCTGAGCAGCCCTGCTCCGGGAGGATTTACCCTGAGTACTCCTGACCTCTGGACGTTCCTGACCCACGATGTACCGTTGCTAAAAGAGATCGGTATCGAGACGATTGTCCCATCATGGTGGGCAGAGCGAAAATCAAAACCTGTAATCAGGATCAGGGTGAGTAGAGATCCAAGTGCAGTTACCTGTTTTGGACTTGAAACTGTTGTCAGGTTTGACTATGAGGTTGCTCTTGGCGATGAGATCCTGACTCCTGAAGAATTCCTTCAAAGAACTGATCTCAAAAATTCCATCATCAGAACCGGGGATGGATGGATGGTCTGTCAGGCAGGTGATCTCGAGAAAAACCTCAGGCGGCTTCAGGATGCATATGCAGGAGAGACACTCCCGGCAGTTGACCTGTTAAGGCTCACGGCCCTTGCAGATGATGAAGAATCGTTTATCGAAGTGATAGGGGATGATTCCTGGAGCCAGGATCTTGTTATGAGTGCAAAGGGCGGAGCAGCCCTGCATGAGCAGGAGATTCCCTCATCGTTTGTCGGGGTACTCAGACCCTACCAGGTGAGTGGGTTTTCATTCCTTCTTGCCGGGGCAGAACGAGGACTTGGTGTCTGCCTTGCTGATGATATGGGACTTGGAAAGACTCCCCAGACCATTGCTTACCTCCTTGCCCGCAAAGATGCCGGGTGTTCAGGTCCTTCACTCCTTGTTTGTCCAACCTCGGTTGCCGGAAACTGGGAACGGGAGTTGCACAGGTTTGCCCCTTCTCTCTCTGTATATATCCATCATGGAACCGGGAGGGAGAAGTCGGGTTTTTCAGATATGGCTTCTGCTCATGATCTTGTCATCACGACCTACCCCCTGGCGTCCCGTGATTCAGATCTTATCACTGCCATCAGGTGGAACAGTCTCATCCTTGATGAAGCCCAGAATGTAAAGAATCCCCGGACAAAACAGAGCAGGTCTATCTTTCTTATCCAGGCAGATCACCGGATTGCCCTGACCGGAACTCCGGTTGAGAACCGGCTGAGTGAACTCTGGTCTATCATGCAATTTTTAAATCCCGGGTACCTTGGTTCTGCACAACAGTTCAGGACCGGGTATGCTGTACCTATCGAAAAGGATGGCAGCCAGGAAAAAGCTGAGGAACTTCGCCGTCTGATCCGCCCATTCATGCTTCGTCGTCTGAAGACAGACAAAAATATCATCAGGGATCTTCCGGAAAAGATGGAGTCGCGGGTCTTTGTTACCCTCACCAGAGAACAGGTCACCTTGTATCAGGCGATTGTAAACGATGTGAAACAGGCTGCAGAAAAGCTCACCGGTATTGCCCGTCGGGGTATGATCCTTGCAGCACTTACAAAACTTAAGCAGATTGCAGATCATCCGTCTCTGTATACCCATGACGGGGTGACCGGATCATTCAGGTCTGGAAAGGTCAGACGTCTGATTGAGATGCTGGAGGAGGTGTCAGATGAGGGAGATGCAGCGATTATCTTCACCCAGTTTGCCTCATTTGCAACCCTTCTTCAGGGAGCTATTGAGGAGCATTTCCATTCACCTGTTCTTCTTCTCACAGGGCGGACACGCCGTCACACAAGAGAGGATATGATTGCACGTTTCATGAAACCTGAAGGACCGAGATTTTTCGTGATATCACTCAAAGCAGGTGGAACAGGCCTGAACCTTACCCGGGCAAACCATGTCTTTCATGTTGACAGATGGTGGAACCCGGCTGTCGAGGATCAGGCAACTGACCGGGCGTTCAGGATTGGTCAGATCCGTGATGTCCAGGTTCATCTCATGGTCGCTGCAGGTACACTCGAAGAACGGATTGATGATGTACTTGCCGGAAAACGTGGTCTTGCTACCGAGATACTTTCAAGTGGAGAGGACTGGCTAACCTCACTCTCTACCAAAGAATTGATGGATGTGATTACCCTGCGTGACGCTGTGTTTGAGGAGTACTAA
- a CDS encoding SWIM zinc finger family protein, with product MPLHTAPIPLTPILSSQRGSVGDTWWGRKFLEVMLKSNDYIRLNAGKSYARNGQVQWIEASPCSVEAKVSGSYIYAVRIRFLPISDESWKKMRALISDEASFAARLMAGSVPEAMERRLAKERLSLFPKVDPKSKGCNCPDRGSPCKHEAAIYFLLAENIDKDPFLLFLLFGKTKEEVLSGLREARSVQPEVSEKPEVSILNSGSSDSYYCMGASLPDICPVSSIPDEQSMKKALFDQLGKCPVPLGDASLGAVIAELYPRAAKVASRWALQMKSEDPDSS from the coding sequence ATGCCGCTCCATACAGCCCCGATTCCCCTGACTCCAATTCTCTCTTCGCAACGAGGATCTGTTGGAGATACCTGGTGGGGCCGAAAATTCCTTGAAGTGATGCTGAAATCCAACGACTACATCAGACTCAATGCCGGCAAATCCTATGCCCGCAACGGTCAGGTGCAGTGGATAGAGGCTTCGCCATGCTCTGTTGAGGCTAAGGTTTCAGGTTCGTACATTTATGCGGTCCGGATCAGGTTTCTCCCGATTTCTGATGAATCCTGGAAGAAGATGCGGGCTCTCATCTCTGACGAGGCATCGTTTGCGGCACGACTGATGGCAGGTTCGGTTCCAGAAGCGATGGAACGCCGGCTTGCTAAGGAACGACTCTCCCTTTTTCCCAAGGTGGATCCCAAGAGCAAAGGGTGTAACTGTCCTGACCGGGGCAGCCCATGCAAACATGAAGCGGCAATATATTTCCTTCTTGCGGAAAACATCGACAAGGATCCCTTCCTGCTCTTTCTGCTTTTTGGAAAGACAAAAGAGGAGGTCCTCTCCGGGCTGCGGGAAGCACGTTCTGTGCAGCCAGAGGTATCTGAAAAACCCGAAGTTTCAATTTTAAACTCAGGATCTTCTGACTCATATTACTGTATGGGAGCTTCGCTGCCTGATATATGCCCTGTTTCCAGCATTCCGGATGAACAGAGTATGAAAAAAGCCCTGTTTGATCAGCTTGGAAAATGTCCGGTTCCTCTGGGGGACGCCAGCCTGGGAGCTGTAATTGCAGAATTATATCCCAGGGCAGCGAAGGTTGCTTCCAGATGGGCCTTGCAGATGAAGTCTGAAGATCCTGATTCTTCATAA
- a CDS encoding PEGA domain-containing protein — protein MNAVNASDPSITVLKTGEVPALRWSYGCSATSASMYFGYFDRNGYPNLYVGSTDGGVFPLTNKVWGNSSEGYGECPLSASHKGIDNLTIKGHVDDYYSAYDSAVDPYYGSWAEHSAKNCVGDYMGTNQYQNWLNTDGSTVFFYYTNGSPLYDYSGSESDKYRDGTHGMRLFAESRGYSVATNYNQYIFGYKGNTKGFTYSQYKSEIDSGYPVLIQVEGHTMIGVGYTGTDQIIVHDTWDYSSHTMTWGGKYSGMQHFAVSVFHMKPVSPTPTPTATKTPTPTVSPTPTTTVTPTPTVTVTPTPVPETGNLSISSSPSKAAVWLDETSTGHNTPVTINKISAGNHSLKLIKSGYVDYYQNITIKSNETSSVAAVLTQAGSLTVSSKPTGASIWVDGTDMGRVTKANIDSLSTGNHELKLVLSGYADYTSIVTVRGGQSFPVYAILTQTGGSISITSNPSGAGIFVDNTDTGYQSPYTVSGLSSGWHTVLLKKDGYKDWSKTVMVNSHMTTSISASLIPGGTNGSIFIYSNPSGASISIDGVSTGSVTSKTITGISSGEHTVTLSKAGYANWSQDALVKAGVTTTVFGKLSPVS, from the coding sequence ATGAATGCAGTGAACGCTTCTGATCCCTCGATAACTGTATTAAAAACTGGCGAAGTCCCGGCACTTCGATGGTCATATGGGTGTTCAGCAACTTCTGCTTCAATGTATTTTGGATATTTTGATCGCAATGGGTATCCAAACCTCTATGTAGGTTCCACAGATGGTGGAGTCTTCCCTCTTACAAACAAAGTCTGGGGAAATTCCTCTGAAGGATATGGGGAGTGTCCTTTAAGCGCATCGCATAAAGGGATCGATAATCTGACCATTAAGGGTCATGTTGATGACTACTACTCGGCATATGACTCTGCAGTTGATCCATACTATGGTTCATGGGCTGAACATAGTGCAAAGAATTGTGTCGGGGATTATATGGGCACAAACCAGTATCAGAACTGGCTGAATACTGATGGAAGTACGGTATTCTTCTATTACACTAATGGCTCTCCTCTCTACGACTATTCAGGATCAGAGAGTGATAAATATCGTGATGGAACGCATGGAATGAGACTCTTTGCTGAGTCAAGGGGTTACTCGGTCGCAACCAATTACAACCAATATATCTTCGGATACAAAGGAAATACAAAAGGATTCACCTACAGCCAGTACAAATCAGAAATTGATTCCGGATATCCTGTTCTGATCCAGGTAGAGGGTCATACTATGATTGGTGTAGGGTATACAGGAACCGATCAGATAATTGTTCATGATACCTGGGATTATTCCAGTCATACCATGACATGGGGAGGAAAATACTCTGGTATGCAACATTTTGCTGTAAGTGTATTCCATATGAAGCCAGTTTCCCCCACTCCCACCCCAACAGCCACAAAAACTCCCACACCAACAGTATCACCAACCCCTACTACTACTGTAACACCCACGCCAACTGTTACGGTAACTCCAACCCCTGTTCCTGAAACCGGTAACCTTTCCATCTCTTCGAGTCCTTCAAAGGCTGCAGTCTGGCTCGATGAGACGAGTACCGGACATAATACGCCTGTTACCATAAACAAAATCTCTGCAGGCAATCATTCATTGAAACTCATAAAGAGTGGGTACGTGGATTATTATCAGAATATTACAATCAAATCCAATGAAACGAGTTCTGTTGCAGCTGTTTTAACTCAGGCAGGATCCCTTACTGTTTCCTCAAAACCAACCGGGGCATCCATCTGGGTTGATGGAACTGATATGGGTCGGGTTACCAAGGCAAATATTGATTCACTGAGCACGGGAAATCATGAACTCAAACTTGTATTGAGCGGATATGCCGATTACACCTCAATTGTTACGGTTAGAGGTGGACAGAGTTTCCCGGTGTATGCTATCCTCACCCAGACCGGAGGTAGTATTTCTATAACTTCAAACCCTTCAGGAGCCGGGATCTTTGTTGATAATACTGATACCGGGTATCAGAGTCCATATACTGTCTCTGGTCTCTCATCTGGATGGCACACTGTACTTTTGAAGAAAGATGGGTATAAAGACTGGTCAAAGACAGTGATGGTCAACTCGCATATGACTACCTCGATCTCTGCAAGCCTAATTCCGGGAGGAACAAACGGATCGATATTCATATATTCGAATCCGTCCGGAGCATCCATCTCTATTGATGGTGTCAGCACTGGATCAGTTACCTCCAAGACAATAACTGGAATTTCCTCAGGTGAACATACTGTCACCCTGTCTAAGGCCGGGTATGCTAACTGGTCCCAGGATGCCCTGGTAAAAGCAGGTGTCACTACAACTGTATTTGGCAAGTTATCTCCGGTTTCATAG
- a CDS encoding fluoride efflux transporter FluC: MDHLILVGLGGAAGSLCRFEISKIATIRGIPLGTALVNILGSLLFSLVAFSRSPGDLYYFIDVGVLGGFTTFSTFSFETFRMFEEQNYLVMTGNILINLLGSLGGVCAGYLVITGLGGGV, translated from the coding sequence ATGGATCACCTGATTCTAGTAGGGCTTGGCGGTGCGGCTGGCTCGTTATGCAGATTTGAGATCTCTAAAATAGCAACAATAAGGGGTATTCCTCTTGGAACTGCACTTGTAAACATTCTGGGTAGTCTACTCTTCTCACTGGTTGCGTTCTCCCGTTCACCCGGAGATCTCTACTATTTCATTGATGTGGGTGTGCTCGGGGGATTTACCACTTTTTCTACCTTCTCATTTGAGACATTCAGGATGTTTGAAGAGCAGAATTATCTGGTCATGACTGGTAATATCCTTATAAATCTCCTGGGAAGTCTGGGTGGAGTCTGCGCTGGATACCTGGTAATTACCGGTCTTGGGGGTGGTGTATGA
- the crcB gene encoding fluoride efflux transporter CrcB — protein MNISLSDEALVCIGGFCGAVGRYQINDWIPSLSGTLVVNVLGCIAISILMYSSIFFGAFDRKSRLFFGVGVIGSFTTFSAFAYQSFSAGPVIGILNILANILLGLTGVFIGRVMVTNPRGSAWIT, from the coding sequence ATGAACATTTCACTTTCTGATGAAGCACTGGTCTGTATCGGCGGATTCTGCGGAGCTGTCGGGCGATACCAGATTAATGACTGGATACCTTCACTCTCCGGGACATTGGTTGTGAATGTTCTCGGATGTATCGCCATAAGTATCCTGATGTATAGTTCTATCTTTTTTGGAGCATTTGACAGGAAATCACGCCTCTTCTTTGGTGTTGGCGTGATTGGATCTTTCACTACCTTTTCGGCTTTTGCTTATCAGAGTTTTTCAGCCGGACCGGTTATTGGCATTCTGAATATCCTGGCCAATATTCTGTTAGGACTTACCGGAGTATTTATTGGCCGCGTTATGGTTACAAATCCAAGAGGGTCTGCATGGATCACCTGA
- a CDS encoding DUF190 domain-containing protein, translating to MMLSEGMLLRVYIAESARIGKKPAYKHLVELFHERGFPGCTVFRGMVGYGHEHTIHSIDVLNFSFDLPVVIDVVDSKERILGIAEEIEGLVEHGLVVTQEVMMGRKR from the coding sequence ATGATGTTATCTGAAGGAATGCTATTGCGTGTGTATATTGCAGAGTCTGCACGAATCGGAAAAAAACCGGCATACAAACATCTTGTAGAACTTTTTCATGAGCGTGGTTTTCCCGGGTGCACAGTATTTCGTGGAATGGTAGGATATGGGCATGAACATACGATCCATTCCATTGATGTGCTAAATTTCTCATTTGATCTGCCGGTGGTTATTGATGTGGTTGATTCAAAGGAGCGGATTCTTGGTATAGCTGAAGAGATAGAAGGGCTGGTTGAGCATGGCCTTGTTGTCACCCAAGAAGTGATGATGGGCAGAAAGCGGTGA